One genomic region from Ammospiza caudacuta isolate bAmmCau1 unplaced genomic scaffold, bAmmCau1.pri scaffold_39, whole genome shotgun sequence encodes:
- the LOC131571879 gene encoding olfactory receptor 14J1-like: protein MSNSSSIRHFLLLALADTRQLQLLHFCLLLCISLAALLANGLIISAIACGHHLHTPMFFFLLNLALTDLGMICTTVPKAMHNSLWDTRDISYTGCAAQLFFFMFFIGAEFYLLTIMCYDRYVSICKPLHYGTLLGSRACAHMAAAAWASGFLYSLLHTANTFSLPLCHGNSLGQFFFEIPQILKLSCSKSQLREVGLLAVSACLVFGCFVFIVFSYVQIFRAVLRIPSEQGRHKAFSTCLPHLAVLSVFISTATFAYLKPPNISSPSLDVVLSVLYSVVPPALNPLIYSLRNQELKAAVWRLMTACFQKH from the coding sequence atgtccaacagcagctccatcaggcacttcctcctgctggcattggcagacacgcggcagctgcagctcctgcacttctgcctcttgctgtgcatctccctggctgccctcctggccaacggcctcatcatcagcgccatagcctgcggccaccacctgcacacgcccatgttcttcttcctgctcaacctggccctcactgacctgggcatgatctgcaccactgtccccaaagccatgcacaattccctttgggacaccagggacatctcctacacaggatgtgctgctcaactctttttctttatgttcttcATTGGAGCAGAGTTTTATCtgctgaccatcatgtgctacgaccgctatgtgtccatctgcaaacccctgcactacgggaccctcctgggcagcagagcttgtgcccacatggcagcagctgcctgggccagtggctTTCTCTATTCGCTGCTGCACAcggccaatacattttccctgcccctgtgccatggcaattccctgggccagttcttctttgaaatcccacagattctaaagctctcctgctccaaatcccaACTCAGGGAAGTGGGACTTCTTGCTGTCAGTGCCTGTTTGGtatttggctgttttgtgttcattgttttctcctatgtgcagatcttcagggctgtgctgaggatcccctctgagcagggacggcacaaagccttttccacctgcctccctcacctggctgtgctaTCCGTGTTTATCAGCACAGCCACATTTGCCTATTTGAAGCCTCCCAACatttcctccccatccctcgATGTGgtcctgtcagttctgtactcagtggtgcctccagccctgaatcccctcatctacagcctgaggaaccaggagctcaaggctgcagtgtggagactgatgactgcatgctttcagaaacattaa